GTCACCTTAAGACCGGGGGTATATGCATGCGCCATTAATTAGCCCCAATTTCAAAATATAATCCGTAATATGATTTTTAGGTTATAAGTTTTCAGTTTCCAGTCTTCGGTCTTCAGTTACAAACGGTTACCCGTAAATGAACACGCTCTTAACTGATAAATCTCACTGCGATGCAAACTGATGACTGATAACTTCTCTAACTGAATGCCCAGAGCCATTCAATTCTCCATTTTCCGAGCGAATCTTCACCGCCAGGCCCGGTAGGTGCGGTTTCCGAACCGCACCGGATCTTGGAAAAAAGACGTGAAACCCCATAATTTCTTAAAATTGAATGGCTCTGCTGAATGCCTAATATATTATACCATTTTAGTTGAGTTTGTGGTAGAATGAAATCAGAATTTTGATAAGAGGCAACTAACAATGGCAACCCAAAGTGTAACTTACAAGACTGATAAAATCATGCCGACGTGGGAACAACTCGCTGAGATGGGGCGCGATCTCCAATTTCACCCAAGCATCACCGAGCAGCCGAAGGTGCTGACTCAGGAACAGGTGACTGATTTCAACAACGTCGGCTATATCAAAGGCATTCCAATTTTCGATGCAACCGAAATCGGTGAACACCGCCAATACTTTGACACGCTATTGGCGAACGTCCTTTCAGAAGGCGGAAGTAGTTATTCGATTATCTCTGCGCACATGAAGTATGGAAAGGTCTATGATCTGCTCACGCACCCAAAGATCGTTGCCTCTGTAAAAGATTTGATTGGCGAAGATGTTATCGGTTGGGGCGCGCACTACTTCTGCAAAATGCCGCACGACTCGAAGACCGTCGGTTGGCATCAGGATGCCGGTTACTGGCCCCTCACACCCTCCAAAACCGTTACCGTCTGGCTCGCAATTGACGATGCATCGGTTGAAAACGGGGCGATGCGGTTCATCGCTGGTTCGCATCACCTCGGACATTTAACCGCTCGGCACAGCGAACCCGACGAAAACAGTGTCCTGGGTCAAATCGTTGAAAACGCAGAAGAGCTCGGCGAATCGGTAGATGTTGAACTCAAAGCAGGCGAAATTTCTATCCACACCGACCTGCTGTTGCACGGCTCGAACGCCAATCCTTCACCGAAACGGCGGTGTGGTCTCACACTCCGCTACTGTACCTCCGATGTCCGGGCATCTTTTCGCTGGGATCGGGAAGGTGTTGTGGTGAGCGGCAAAGATAGAAACCGGTATTGGAGCAACCCACCACGTCCTGCTGTCGATTAATCCAAGATAACAGACGAGTAGTCTGTCCAGTCTAAAATTGGGAATAATCCCGCTCGTAGTAGGGCAATTCATTGCCCGTTCCTAAGCATCGGACGTGCGATAAATCGCACTACTACGAACTAATCCACCTACAATTCAAAGATAGACAGACTACGAGGTAGACGAAATCGTAAT
This region of Candidatus Poribacteria bacterium genomic DNA includes:
- a CDS encoding phytanoyl-CoA dioxygenase family protein yields the protein MATQSVTYKTDKIMPTWEQLAEMGRDLQFHPSITEQPKVLTQEQVTDFNNVGYIKGIPIFDATEIGEHRQYFDTLLANVLSEGGSSYSIISAHMKYGKVYDLLTHPKIVASVKDLIGEDVIGWGAHYFCKMPHDSKTVGWHQDAGYWPLTPSKTVTVWLAIDDASVENGAMRFIAGSHHLGHLTARHSEPDENSVLGQIVENAEELGESVDVELKAGEISIHTDLLLHGSNANPSPKRRCGLTLRYCTSDVRASFRWDREGVVVSGKDRNRYWSNPPRPAVD